A window of Ictidomys tridecemlineatus isolate mIctTri1 chromosome 15, mIctTri1.hap1, whole genome shotgun sequence contains these coding sequences:
- the LOC144371119 gene encoding sialic acid-binding Ig-like lectin 8: MLLLLLLLLLPLLRGCGRVEGQGRYAQPDYTLQVPREVTVQEGLCVHVPCQFSYPRNSWTNWDSAHGYWFRQRDKETDAPVATNDPDRKVREETQGRFHLLGDPRTYNCSLSIRDARKTDAGSYYFRVERGHLRHSYKDQSVSVRVTALTPDILVPGTLESGRPSNLTCSVPWACEQGTPPTFSWEGPSVSSLGPNVTHSSVLTLTPRPQDHGTNLTCQVTLPGAHVTRTKTVHLNVSYSPQNLSVTVSRGAGPESTTLGNGSSLSVLEGQSLRLLCVVDSRPPARLSWSWGNLTLCPSQTMDPGVLELSAEHLRDGGEFTCHAQNPLGSQHISLSLSPQSECPGSAHLTPAQERPAGHRPLSKCPRAQQGA; encoded by the exons atgctgctgctgctgctgctgctgctgctgcccctgcTGCGGGGCTGTGGGCGGGTGGAGGGCCAGGGGCGTTATGCCCAGCCAGATTACACCCTGCAGGTGCCCAGGGAGGTGACAGTGCAGGAGGGCCTGTGTGTCCATGTGCCCTGCCAATTCTCCTACCCCAGGAACAGCTGGACTAACTGGGACTCAGCTCATGGCTACTGGTTCCGGCAACGGGACAAGGAGACGGATGCTCCAGTGGCCACCAACGACCCTGACAGGAAGGTGCGGGAGGAGACCCAGGGCCGGTTCCACCTCCTTGGGGACCCAAGAACCTACAACTGCTCCCTGAGCATCAGAGATGCCAGGAAGACGGACGCGGGGTCCTACTACTTTCGGGTGGAGAGAGGACACTTGAGACACAGTTACAAGGATCAGAGTGTGTCAGTGCGTGTGACAG CCCTGACCCCTGACATCCTCGTCCCTGGGACCCTGGAGTCTGGCCGTCCCAGCAACCTGACCTGCTCTGTGCCCTGGGCCTGTGAGCAGGGGACGCCCCCCACCTTCTCCTGGGAAGGGCCCTCTGTGTCCTCCCTGGGCCCCAACGTCACCCACTCCTCAGTGCTCACCCTCACCCCGCGGCCCCAGGACCATGGCACCAACCTCACCTGCCAGGTGACCCTGCCTGGAGCCCATGTGACCAGGACAAAGACCGTCCACCTGAACGTCTCAT ACTCTCCACAGAACCTGAGTGTCACTGTGTCCCGAGGAGCTGGCCCAG AATCTACAACCCTGGGGAATGGCTCATCTCTTTCCGTCCTGGAGGGTCAATCTCTGCGTCTGCTCTGTGTTGTCGACAGCCGTCCCCCTGCCAGGCTGAGCTGGTCCTGGGGGAACCTGACTCTGTGTCCCTCGCAGACCATGGACCCTGGGGTGCTGGAGCTGTCTGCAGAGCACCTCAGGGATGGAGGGGAATTCACCTGCCATGCGCAGAACCCTCTGGGCTCCCAGCACATCTCCCTGAGCCTGTCACCGCAGAGTGAGTGTCCTGGGTCAGCTCACctgaccccagcccaggaaagacCTGCAGGTCACAGGCCTCTGAGCAAATGCCCACGTGCCCAGCAGGGGGCATGA